One Hydrogenobacter sp. genomic window, GGTATCTATGAAGCACGCATAAAAAGTGTGAGTTTTATGGAGGATATAAAGGGACTTTCCTTGAGGGACTTTCCCTATTTCCTTTTAGTGTCTTATCATGTAGCAAGTCAAACATTGAAGCTTCCCATAAAGAGTTCTTTGCTACCGTCCGTTGTAGTCATAAAAATAGATGACTTCAAACCTGTGAAGCCTGAAAGTAAAAGAATATCTCTCAAATTCTTGGGGAGTTCACTCTCCGATAAGGACTTTATTAACGGGGTTTTGAGAGTAAAGCGCTTTATTGAAAAGGGAGAAATATATCAGCTGAATCTCACAAATGCCTTTCACTTTGAGTTCGAAGGAGACACACTTGACCTCTTTTTTAACTTTTACAGAAGACAGCCGGTAGATTACGCCTTTTTCTTTGATGCTACAGAGTTTTATATCATCTCCGGTTCTATGGAGCTTTTCTTAAAAAGGGAAGGCAGAAAACTGAAAAGTGAACCCATAAAGGGTACGTCTTCCTCAAAGAAAGCACTTGAAAGAAGCGAAAAGGATAGATCCGAAAACCTCATGATCACGGATGTAGTAAGAAACGATCTGGGTGCTGTAGGTAAAAATATTGAAGTGAGGGAACTTTTTGCAATTAGAAAGTACAGAACTCTTTATCATATGTATTCAACAGTTGAATGTGAAACTTCAGCTTCACTCGTAGATACACTTTTTGCAACTTTTCCACCTGCATCTGTAACCGGAGCGCCAAAAAGGAAGGCTGTTGAGATAATAGATATGCTTGAACCTCACGAGAGGAGTTTTTATTGTGGATGTGCCGGTTTTCTCAGAGCCGAAGATGATTTTACTCTGTCCGTACTTATAAGAACAGCTGTCGGCAGAGAAAACATACTTACCTATTACTCAGGTTGTGGGATAGTCTGGGATTCGGATCCAA contains:
- a CDS encoding chorismate-binding protein, which codes for GIYEARIKSVSFMEDIKGLSLRDFPYFLLVSYHVASQTLKLPIKSSLLPSVVVIKIDDFKPVKPESKRISLKFLGSSLSDKDFINGVLRVKRFIEKGEIYQLNLTNAFHFEFEGDTLDLFFNFYRRQPVDYAFFFDATEFYIISGSMELFLKREGRKLKSEPIKGTSSSKKALERSEKDRSENLMITDVVRNDLGAVGKNIEVRELFAIRKYRTLYHMYSTVECETSASLVDTLFATFPPASVTGAPKRKAVEIIDMLEPHERSFYCGCAGFLRAEDDFTLSVLIRTAVGRENILTYYSGCGIVWDSDPKKELKELYLKLKAFAPHLFTP